In a genomic window of Chryseobacterium sp. G0162:
- a CDS encoding GAF domain-containing protein — MANLYKKDSPFQVYISFKKYLDVLEHIRYNDRLEYRANYAESLIEQTRNFQELKEGFQDISILEKNEDLIRSLLTDLFPTGLTRNEIKAASIPLSNITFNYTERFKDILKDAGKDFEIELRNISDNEFYVFCCCLILQSYFKKDIRSTIPFYYDIPNKLGIMKHYKITVNSDFTEIYPTEDAKIPSDEIMDMLLENLDDFKLWKKYFPSQSWILKGFTIISLVDCTSEVALSDLKSSMIEIDPENLNPNENLTEIFKSYFDVPELSFGLMTFNKKEQKLDKLPIYESLLTNHILDFWINTFDEETRKTTFNNLSHNSKSIVVSNVDNLDENVRQLPSFTILKDNNVNSFMVIPIMKDNELLAIMEFTSPIAGSFNGLKLKKLEFFTDMVLFSLSRFYFEKNYQIEAIIQREYTTIHDSVVWKFRNEAEKYFTASLGKKIHTLKEISFKNLTPLFGVSDIRSSSEKRFNLMLKDLNHQIEWLNDIFTLTNSDSEKFILALDVFENELNNEIKADTEQRFQRVLREEIHPFLQGKLEVRTPRPVKAKIQDYFSQVLAQTDLFYSHRKNLDDSITLVNRKLADMLDESQIKAQEIFPHYYERFKSDGVEHNLYIGQSISPDLHYTSKVVHKLRYSQLKTICKMEIEFQSFKKDLPIPLDIASLIFVYNEKIDIRFRMDEKRFDVDGAYNSYYEIIKKRLDKAHVKDSSERITAPGKITIVYFGMENQKEYLEYVTKLQKKGILEHDVEFLKVEDLQGITGLLALRVSISQNESEK, encoded by the coding sequence TTGGCTAATCTTTACAAAAAAGACTCTCCATTTCAGGTTTATATCTCGTTCAAAAAATATTTGGATGTACTGGAACATATCCGGTATAATGACCGTCTGGAATACAGGGCAAACTATGCAGAATCCCTGATCGAGCAAACCCGGAATTTTCAAGAACTTAAAGAAGGCTTTCAGGATATAAGTATTCTGGAAAAAAATGAAGACCTTATCAGATCACTGCTCACCGATCTTTTCCCTACAGGACTTACCCGAAATGAAATAAAAGCAGCAAGTATCCCTCTTTCCAATATTACGTTCAACTATACGGAGAGATTTAAGGATATTCTTAAAGATGCAGGAAAAGATTTTGAAATTGAACTTAGAAATATCAGTGACAACGAATTTTATGTGTTTTGTTGCTGCCTGATTCTTCAGAGCTATTTTAAAAAAGATATCAGAAGCACCATCCCGTTCTATTATGATATCCCGAATAAACTGGGAATCATGAAACACTACAAGATAACGGTGAATTCAGATTTTACAGAAATTTATCCTACAGAGGATGCTAAAATACCATCCGATGAAATCATGGATATGCTGCTGGAAAATCTGGATGATTTTAAATTGTGGAAGAAATATTTTCCATCGCAATCCTGGATATTGAAAGGTTTTACCATCATCTCGTTGGTAGACTGTACCTCTGAAGTAGCCCTTTCTGATCTTAAATCAAGCATGATCGAAATTGATCCTGAAAATTTAAATCCGAATGAGAATCTGACAGAAATTTTCAAATCCTATTTTGACGTCCCGGAGCTCAGTTTCGGGCTGATGACCTTTAACAAAAAAGAACAGAAGCTTGATAAACTTCCGATTTATGAAAGCCTGCTCACCAATCATATTCTGGATTTCTGGATCAATACATTTGACGAAGAAACCCGTAAAACGACTTTTAACAATTTAAGCCACAATTCAAAATCCATTGTAGTTTCCAATGTGGATAATCTGGATGAGAATGTCAGGCAGCTTCCGTCCTTTACTATTTTAAAGGATAATAATGTCAACAGCTTCATGGTCATTCCTATCATGAAAGATAATGAACTTCTTGCTATTATGGAGTTTACTTCTCCTATCGCCGGCAGTTTCAATGGTTTAAAACTCAAAAAACTTGAGTTTTTTACCGATATGGTCCTGTTCTCTCTCAGCAGATTCTATTTTGAAAAAAATTATCAGATAGAAGCCATTATACAGCGAGAATATACGACCATTCACGATAGTGTGGTATGGAAATTCAGAAATGAAGCAGAGAAATATTTTACCGCTTCTCTTGGGAAAAAAATACATACTTTAAAGGAAATATCATTCAAAAATCTGACTCCCTTGTTTGGAGTATCAGATATCCGTTCGTCATCTGAAAAACGTTTTAACCTGATGCTTAAAGACCTCAACCATCAGATTGAATGGCTTAATGATATATTCACTCTCACCAATTCTGATTCTGAAAAATTCATATTGGCATTGGATGTATTTGAAAATGAATTAAATAATGAAATAAAAGCCGATACAGAACAACGCTTCCAAAGAGTATTGAGAGAGGAAATTCATCCTTTTTTACAAGGAAAATTAGAGGTGAGAACCCCTAGACCAGTGAAGGCTAAAATTCAGGATTATTTTTCTCAGGTACTGGCCCAAACAGATCTGTTTTACAGCCATAGAAAAAATTTGGATGATTCTATTACGCTTGTCAACAGAAAACTTGCAGATATGCTGGATGAAAGCCAGATCAAAGCACAGGAAATTTTTCCGCATTACTATGAAAGATTTAAATCTGATGGTGTAGAGCATAACCTCTATATTGGGCAATCTATTTCTCCCGATCTTCATTATACTTCAAAAGTAGTTCATAAACTGAGATACTCGCAATTGAAAACCATTTGCAAGATGGAGATTGAGTTTCAGTCCTTTAAAAAAGACCTTCCTATTCCACTGGATATAGCATCTTTGATCTTTGTGTATAATGAAAAAATAGACATCCGTTTCAGAATGGATGAAAAACGTTTCGATGTAGACGGAGCCTATAATTCTTACTACGAGATCATTAAAAAACGTCTGGATAAAGCTCATGTAAAAGATTCGTCAGAACGAATTACAGCTCCCGGAAAGATTACCATTGTCTATTTCGGTATGGAAAACCAGAAAGAATACCTGGAATATGTTACTAAACTCCAGAAAAAAGGTATTCTGGAACATGATGTGGAGTTTCTAAAAGTAGAGGATCTCCAGGGAATTACAGGGTTGCTGGCACTCAGGGTTTCAATCAGTCAGAATGAGTCTGAAAAATAA
- a CDS encoding Pycsar system effector family protein has product MSILDKAKNYVEILFKDKLSSVYFYHNFIHTAYTVNKAEEIMKHTPVSEEDQEKVLVALWFHDTGYIECAMNHEERGVEIMKNFLHQENYPESYIADVEKLILATKITYVPQNLLEKIVKDADFSHFAGHDYNDISDALRKEWELTNVRCFSNEEWNAGNLDMLKNKHTYYTDYAQENWEPLKKKNIKKIEKKLEKEDEKKASADNKDNKSDNKKDKEKSDRSVDTLFRVTLNNHTRLSDIADSKANILLSVNAIIISVCLSVLVPKLDAPKNSHLILPSFILLLSSVLTIIFAILSTKPNVTKTTFTSQDIANRKVNLLFFGNFQQMLFDDYHNAMRDLIKDRDYIYDSMVKDLYYLGKVLDRKYKLLSITYKIFMAGIIISVLSFGFAFLSL; this is encoded by the coding sequence ATGAGCATTCTAGACAAAGCTAAAAATTATGTTGAAATCTTATTCAAAGATAAGTTATCTTCAGTATATTTTTATCATAATTTTATTCATACTGCCTATACGGTCAATAAGGCTGAGGAGATTATGAAGCATACCCCTGTTTCTGAAGAAGATCAGGAAAAAGTACTTGTGGCCTTGTGGTTTCATGATACGGGATATATAGAATGTGCCATGAATCATGAAGAAAGGGGAGTGGAGATCATGAAAAACTTTCTTCACCAGGAAAATTATCCGGAAAGCTATATTGCAGATGTGGAGAAATTGATTTTAGCGACTAAAATTACCTATGTACCTCAGAATTTATTGGAAAAAATTGTAAAAGATGCTGATTTCAGTCATTTTGCAGGTCATGACTATAATGATATTTCTGATGCTTTAAGAAAGGAATGGGAACTTACCAATGTAAGATGTTTTTCCAATGAAGAATGGAATGCCGGAAATCTTGATATGCTTAAAAACAAGCATACTTATTATACGGATTATGCCCAGGAAAATTGGGAACCTTTAAAAAAGAAAAATATCAAGAAGATTGAAAAGAAGCTGGAAAAAGAAGATGAAAAGAAAGCCAGCGCGGATAATAAAGATAATAAATCTGACAACAAAAAAGATAAAGAAAAGTCTGACAGAAGTGTAGATACTTTATTTAGAGTAACGCTGAACAATCATACAAGGTTAAGTGATATTGCAGACAGTAAGGCTAATATCCTACTTTCTGTTAATGCGATCATTATTTCAGTATGCCTTTCTGTGTTGGTTCCAAAATTGGATGCGCCTAAAAACTCTCATCTGATCCTTCCGAGTTTTATTTTATTGTTATCTAGTGTACTGACAATTATATTTGCGATCCTTTCTACAAAACCGAATGTAACAAAAACTACATTTACCTCTCAGGATATTGCCAATAGAAAAGTAAATCTGTTATTCTTTGGAAACTTCCAACAGATGCTTTTTGACGATTATCATAACGCGATGAGAGATCTGATCAAAGACAGGGATTATATTTATGATTCTATGGTAAAAGACCTGTATTATTTGGGGAAAGTTCTTGACAGAAAGTATAAGCTTTTATCTATAACTTATAAAATCTTTATGGCTGGGATTATTATTTCTGTGCTATCTTTTGGATTTGCATTCCTTAGTCTGTAA
- a CDS encoding metallophosphoesterase: MNLSFKTHLKNTSIVLRTVMSAGVMYSCATYNVQKGKNLFEVKDSEIKSENDFKLFLIGDAGNADEPQAQKTLNLLKNKLDSADSNSMLIFLGDNIYPNGMPKESDKGYALAKQKLEDQFTITKNFKGKTLVIPGNHDWYSGLSGLNAQESLVKKYFDDKKAFLPKNGCPIDDISITKDIKLIAIDTEWAITNWDNYPGINKGCTIKTREDFYTEFKDLIIKNQGKRIIIALHHPIISSGTHAGFHSAKSHLFPLNSKIPVPGVASAINILRSSSGISPADINNQHYAELANRLKSIVQDKENVIFVSGHDHNLQYHEEGNIRQIISGAGSKTNPSTITEKTDFSYGGSGFAVLNIRKDQSTDVEFFSTKDAKLQKLSQISVISKPDVFVNNFPNTFPATVSSTIYPVPLTQKGGFYRWLWGDHYRKYYGMSIEAPTANLSELDGGYTPFREGGGNQSNSLRLKANDGQEFVMRGVKKSAVRFLNNMAFTRSTLSEELTNSFPEKFLLDFYTTNHPFTPFTIGNMSEKLNIFHSNPKLYYIPKQQALGKYNQNYGDEMYMIEERFSSDPKTLAYLNHAKDIVSTDDVLKNLTKNYKYSVDKESYIRARLFDMLIGDWDRHSDQWKWAQYEEGDKIIYKPIPKDRDQAFSKYDGAAFKIIMNVPAIRHMKTFTEDISSVKWLAMEPYPMDLVFLKGATQEEWEAQAKYIQEHLTDADIDDAFHNLPKEVQDETIADIQRKLKIRKTKLQTYASEYYNVLQEKVPLAGTIGPDKFVITKNGHSVLVQQYKLGKHKDKNELVFEKTYHDSKTKELWIYGLEDDDIYEVVGKGRPKMNIRLIGGYNHDVYNVADGRKVKIYDFESQKNTYNAGNATKNIADDYEINTYNYKHPKYNAFAGYPNIDYNPDDGVIIGVLANYTMNNFIRDPFTQKHSLKANFYTATAGFSLIYKGIFKKAISGWDFNIDAAYTTPRFSQNFFGLSNDSPYDKENTEREYNRARISKFNVAPSISKKGWMNFNHQLQLTFEDNKVQRKDGRFINTSPDVRPEVFDSQQFLGANYTFSYKNADNPAFPTLGMELMLNADWKATFSNFNRNFLTVKGRFAIDHRIDKKGIFVFANASNAMWINNDSFEFYQAAAIGGNNRMRAFRNERFSGRSYFTNNSEIRWDFGRIRNNIVPANLGILVGYDIGRVWNDGEYSRKWHQSVGAGVWLSIVEMMSARLNYFYGSDGGRISAGIGMKF, encoded by the coding sequence ATGAATTTATCCTTTAAAACTCATCTAAAAAATACTTCTATTGTTCTGAGAACAGTAATGTCCGCCGGAGTCATGTATTCCTGCGCAACATATAACGTACAAAAAGGCAAAAACTTATTTGAAGTAAAAGATTCTGAAATAAAATCTGAAAATGATTTTAAACTTTTCCTGATTGGAGATGCCGGAAACGCAGATGAACCTCAGGCACAAAAAACACTGAATTTACTTAAAAACAAACTTGATTCTGCAGACAGTAATTCAATGCTTATCTTTCTCGGAGATAATATCTATCCCAACGGAATGCCTAAAGAATCGGATAAAGGCTATGCTTTAGCAAAACAAAAACTAGAGGATCAGTTTACCATTACTAAAAATTTTAAAGGAAAAACCCTTGTCATCCCTGGAAATCATGATTGGTACAGTGGTTTAAGTGGATTAAATGCTCAGGAATCATTGGTGAAAAAATACTTCGATGATAAAAAAGCATTTTTACCCAAAAACGGATGTCCTATTGATGATATCAGCATTACCAAAGATATTAAACTGATCGCCATTGATACGGAATGGGCTATTACAAACTGGGATAACTATCCTGGGATTAATAAAGGCTGTACCATCAAAACCCGTGAAGATTTTTATACCGAATTTAAAGATCTTATCATCAAAAATCAGGGTAAAAGAATCATTATAGCTTTACATCATCCCATCATAAGCAGCGGAACCCATGCAGGGTTTCATTCGGCAAAATCGCACCTTTTTCCTCTTAACAGTAAAATCCCGGTTCCCGGAGTTGCCAGCGCCATCAATATACTCAGAAGCTCTTCGGGGATAAGTCCTGCGGATATAAACAATCAACATTATGCAGAACTAGCCAACAGGCTGAAGAGTATAGTTCAGGATAAAGAAAATGTGATCTTCGTTTCCGGTCACGATCACAACTTACAATATCATGAAGAGGGAAACATACGACAGATCATCAGTGGTGCAGGTTCCAAAACAAATCCATCTACCATTACTGAAAAAACAGACTTTTCATACGGGGGAAGTGGCTTCGCTGTCCTCAATATCAGAAAAGATCAGAGTACCGATGTGGAGTTTTTTTCCACAAAGGATGCTAAGCTGCAGAAATTGTCACAAATATCTGTCATATCCAAACCAGATGTATTTGTGAATAATTTTCCCAATACATTCCCGGCTACAGTGTCTTCAACCATCTATCCGGTACCGCTTACGCAGAAAGGAGGGTTCTACCGATGGCTTTGGGGAGATCATTACAGAAAATACTACGGGATGTCTATTGAAGCCCCTACAGCCAATCTTTCAGAGCTGGATGGTGGTTATACCCCATTCAGAGAAGGAGGCGGAAACCAATCCAACAGCTTAAGACTAAAAGCAAATGACGGGCAGGAATTTGTAATGCGTGGAGTGAAAAAAAGCGCGGTTAGGTTTCTTAATAATATGGCTTTCACAAGGAGTACTTTGAGTGAAGAACTTACCAATAGCTTTCCGGAGAAGTTTCTTTTAGACTTTTATACTACCAACCATCCTTTCACACCCTTTACCATAGGAAATATGTCAGAAAAACTGAATATTTTCCATAGCAATCCTAAGTTATATTATATTCCCAAGCAACAGGCTTTAGGAAAGTATAATCAAAACTACGGGGATGAAATGTATATGATTGAGGAACGTTTTTCTTCAGACCCTAAGACACTGGCTTACCTTAATCATGCAAAAGATATCGTTTCTACTGATGATGTCCTGAAAAACTTAACCAAGAATTACAAATATTCTGTAGACAAAGAGTCTTACATCAGAGCAAGGTTGTTTGATATGCTGATTGGTGACTGGGACAGACATTCAGATCAATGGAAATGGGCACAATATGAAGAAGGAGATAAAATTATCTATAAACCGATTCCAAAGGATAGAGATCAGGCTTTCAGTAAATATGACGGCGCGGCCTTTAAAATTATTATGAATGTTCCGGCCATCCGTCACATGAAAACCTTCACGGAAGATATCAGCAGTGTGAAATGGCTGGCTATGGAACCTTATCCAATGGATCTTGTCTTTTTAAAAGGTGCTACCCAGGAAGAATGGGAAGCCCAGGCTAAATATATCCAGGAACATTTAACAGACGCTGATATTGATGATGCCTTCCACAATCTTCCTAAAGAAGTTCAGGATGAGACCATCGCTGATATTCAGCGAAAACTGAAAATAAGAAAAACAAAATTACAGACATACGCATCCGAGTATTACAATGTACTACAGGAAAAAGTTCCTTTGGCCGGAACTATAGGACCTGATAAATTTGTGATTACCAAAAATGGTCATTCTGTTCTTGTACAACAATATAAATTAGGTAAACACAAAGATAAAAACGAACTGGTTTTTGAAAAGACTTATCATGATTCAAAAACAAAAGAACTTTGGATCTACGGGTTAGAAGATGATGATATTTATGAAGTAGTAGGAAAAGGGCGTCCCAAAATGAACATCAGGCTAATTGGTGGATATAATCATGATGTATATAATGTGGCAGACGGAAGGAAAGTAAAGATCTACGACTTCGAGTCTCAAAAAAACACTTATAATGCAGGAAATGCTACTAAAAATATTGCGGATGATTATGAAATAAATACTTATAATTACAAGCATCCGAAGTACAATGCTTTCGCAGGATATCCGAATATTGATTATAACCCTGATGACGGGGTTATTATTGGTGTTTTAGCTAATTATACGATGAATAATTTCATCCGTGATCCCTTTACCCAAAAGCATAGTTTAAAAGCCAACTTTTATACTGCTACTGCAGGGTTCAGCCTTATTTATAAAGGAATTTTCAAGAAGGCAATTTCAGGATGGGATTTTAATATTGATGCAGCATATACCACTCCGAGGTTTTCCCAGAACTTCTTTGGGCTTTCCAACGACAGTCCTTATGATAAAGAAAATACGGAAAGAGAATACAACAGGGCAAGAATTTCTAAGTTTAATGTTGCTCCTTCCATCTCAAAGAAAGGCTGGATGAACTTTAACCATCAACTCCAGCTTACTTTTGAAGATAATAAAGTACAGAGAAAAGACGGGCGTTTTATCAACACTTCCCCGGATGTAAGGCCTGAAGTATTTGACAGCCAACAATTCTTAGGGGCTAATTATACTTTCAGTTATAAAAATGCAGACAATCCCGCTTTTCCAACCCTGGGAATGGAATTGATGCTGAATGCCGACTGGAAAGCTACTTTTTCCAATTTCAACAGAAATTTCCTGACGGTAAAAGGAAGATTCGCTATTGACCACAGAATTGATAAAAAGGGAATTTTCGTATTTGCCAATGCCAGCAATGCCATGTGGATCAACAATGATAGTTTTGAGTTCTATCAGGCTGCAGCCATCGGAGGTAATAATAGAATGAGAGCGTTCAGAAATGAAAGATTCTCTGGAAGATCATATTTTACCAATAATTCGGAGATCCGTTGGGATTTTGGAAGAATCAGAAACAATATTGTTCCTGCCAATCTGGGAATTCTTGTTGGGTATGATATCGGCCGTGTATGGAATGACGGTGAATATTCCAGAAAATGGCATCAGTCTGTAGGCGCTGGTGTCTGGCTAAGCATTGTGGAAATGATGTCTGCCAGACTCAATTATTTCTATGGCTCAGATGGCGGCCGAATTTCTGCCGGGATAGGAATGAAATTTTAA
- the mazG gene encoding nucleoside triphosphate pyrophosphohydrolase, translated as MNTKQEKLEAFGRLLDIMDDLREKCPWDQKQTLQSLRHLTLEETYELSDAILQDDLQEIKKELGDVLLHLVFYSKIGSEKESFDIADVINSLNEKLIFRHPHIYGDTEVKDEEEVKQNWEKLKLKEGNKSILGGVPKSLPSLVKAYRIQDKVKGIGFEFHDAEDAWKKVDEEIQEFHAETDVEKKEQELGDVFFSLINYARISGINPDSALEKTNIKFISRFQKMEGLAEEQDLKLADMSLEEMDVLWEKAKQLS; from the coding sequence ATGAATACAAAACAGGAAAAATTAGAAGCTTTCGGGAGATTACTGGATATAATGGATGATTTACGTGAGAAATGCCCATGGGATCAGAAGCAGACGCTACAGTCTCTTAGACATCTTACCCTTGAAGAAACCTATGAACTTTCCGATGCTATTTTACAGGATGATTTGCAGGAGATTAAAAAAGAATTGGGAGATGTACTGCTTCATCTGGTTTTTTATTCTAAAATAGGATCAGAAAAAGAAAGTTTTGATATTGCCGATGTAATTAATTCCCTTAATGAAAAACTAATTTTCCGTCATCCTCATATCTATGGAGATACTGAAGTGAAGGATGAAGAGGAAGTGAAGCAGAATTGGGAGAAATTAAAACTAAAAGAAGGAAACAAATCTATTTTAGGAGGTGTTCCGAAAAGTCTTCCAAGCTTAGTAAAAGCGTATAGAATTCAGGATAAAGTAAAAGGGATTGGTTTTGAATTTCATGACGCGGAAGATGCCTGGAAAAAGGTAGATGAAGAGATTCAGGAATTCCATGCGGAAACAGATGTAGAGAAAAAAGAGCAGGAGTTGGGAGATGTATTTTTTTCGTTAATTAACTATGCAAGAATTTCAGGAATCAATCCGGATTCTGCACTGGAAAAGACCAATATTAAATTTATTTCAAGATTCCAGAAGATGGAAGGTCTGGCCGAAGAACAGGACTTAAAACTTGCAGATATGTCTTTGGAAGAAATGGATGTTCTTTGGGAAAAGGCCAAACAGTTATCATAA
- a CDS encoding DUF5606 domain-containing protein, which produces MLLEKIISISGKPGLYKLVSQLRNGFIIEDVTNKKKVSIGNSSQVSLLDNIAMFTFDKEVPLFEVFENVAKNNDYKETISHKSSDADLKDFMLSSLPNYDTERVYASDIKKLAQWYNILHKAGYITPESFVKAEPETLDGEPAEEVSLDIDAKKAAPKAEKPAAPKVKATSAAKSAPKSTHRKQG; this is translated from the coding sequence ATGCTGTTAGAAAAAATAATTTCAATTTCTGGAAAACCAGGACTTTACAAATTAGTTTCTCAATTAAGAAACGGATTCATCATTGAAGATGTTACCAACAAGAAAAAAGTAAGCATTGGAAACTCTAGCCAAGTAAGCTTATTAGATAATATTGCAATGTTTACATTTGATAAAGAAGTTCCTTTGTTTGAAGTTTTTGAAAATGTAGCTAAAAATAATGATTATAAAGAGACGATTTCTCACAAATCTTCAGATGCAGATTTGAAAGATTTTATGTTAAGTTCTCTTCCTAATTATGATACTGAAAGAGTATATGCTTCTGATATCAAGAAATTGGCTCAGTGGTATAACATCCTTCACAAAGCAGGATATATCACTCCTGAAAGCTTCGTAAAAGCAGAGCCTGAAACTTTAGATGGTGAGCCTGCAGAAGAAGTAAGCCTAGATATTGATGCTAAAAAAGCTGCTCCAAAAGCAGAAAAGCCGGCTGCTCCAAAAGTAAAAGCTACTTCAGCTGCAAAATCAGCTCCTAAAAGCACACACAGAAAACAAGGATAA
- the def gene encoding peptide deformylase, which produces MILPIRAFGDPVLRKVGKDIEKDYPGLQELIDNMFETMYSANGIGLAAPQIGLDIRMFVIDVTPLADDEDYEDIKDELAEFRKVFINARILEESGEEWKFNEGCLSIPDVREDVKRKGTIVIEYYDENFVKHTETFSDIRARVIQHEYDHIEGILFTDHLSALKKKLVKGKLSKISQGDVSIGYKMRFPK; this is translated from the coding sequence ATGATATTACCGATAAGAGCTTTTGGGGATCCTGTTTTGAGAAAAGTGGGAAAAGATATAGAAAAAGATTACCCCGGATTACAGGAACTGATAGATAATATGTTCGAAACGATGTACAGCGCAAACGGAATTGGTCTTGCAGCGCCTCAGATCGGTTTGGATATCCGTATGTTTGTAATAGACGTTACTCCTCTTGCGGATGATGAGGATTATGAGGATATTAAGGATGAATTGGCAGAATTCAGAAAAGTATTCATCAATGCCAGAATCCTTGAAGAATCCGGTGAAGAATGGAAGTTCAATGAAGGCTGTCTGTCTATTCCGGATGTAAGAGAAGACGTGAAAAGAAAAGGGACAATCGTTATTGAATATTATGACGAAAATTTTGTGAAACATACAGAAACTTTTTCCGATATTAGAGCCCGCGTAATTCAACATGAATACGACCACATTGAAGGAATTCTGTTTACCGATCACTTAAGTGCCTTAAAGAAGAAGCTGGTAAAAGGAAAACTATCAAAGATTTCTCAGGGAGACGTAAGTATTGGTTACAAAATGAGATTTCCAAAGTAA
- the ruvX gene encoding Holliday junction resolvase RuvX, which yields MGQILAIDYGKARCGIAVTDDMQIIASGLETVENRILMEFLKKYFSENKVDEVVIGLPIDLKGNISEVETDILKFIEEFKKEFSDIAVHRFDERFTSKMASFFISQSGKSKKKRQEKGLIDKVSATIILQNFLEQRLR from the coding sequence ATGGGACAAATCCTTGCAATAGACTACGGAAAAGCCCGTTGCGGCATCGCTGTAACGGATGATATGCAGATTATAGCCAGTGGGCTGGAGACTGTTGAGAACCGTATTTTAATGGAATTTTTGAAAAAATATTTTAGTGAAAATAAGGTAGATGAAGTAGTGATTGGCCTTCCCATAGATTTGAAAGGAAATATTTCGGAGGTGGAAACCGATATTTTAAAATTCATTGAAGAATTTAAAAAAGAATTTTCGGATATTGCAGTCCATCGTTTTGATGAAAGGTTTACTTCCAAAATGGCTTCATTCTTTATTTCCCAAAGTGGAAAAAGTAAGAAGAAAAGACAAGAAAAAGGATTAATAGATAAAGTAAGTGCAACCATCATATTGCAGAATTTTTTAGAACAAAGATTAAGATGA
- a CDS encoding SixA phosphatase family protein produces the protein MKRLILVRHAKSDWPEETDDFDRPLADKGLVDAMNMSRFLKNNNISIDHFVSSPAVRALNTCKIFNQTYQLNCSTNEKLYNPSERNFESVIYDLDDNVNSVALFSHNNGISNFANSISEDIFHFPTCGVAGFEVDCDSWSEFDGARKKLLFFYEPGKI, from the coding sequence ATGAAGAGACTCATCCTCGTAAGACATGCGAAGAGCGACTGGCCAGAAGAAACGGATGATTTTGACAGACCTTTGGCAGACAAAGGCCTGGTAGATGCTATGAACATGTCCAGATTCCTGAAAAACAATAATATTTCTATCGATCATTTTGTATCCAGCCCGGCAGTCCGTGCACTGAATACATGTAAAATTTTTAATCAAACGTATCAACTGAACTGTTCTACGAATGAAAAATTATATAATCCCTCGGAAAGAAATTTTGAATCTGTAATTTATGATCTGGATGACAATGTAAATTCAGTTGCCCTTTTCTCTCATAATAATGGTATTTCCAATTTTGCCAATTCCATTTCTGAAGATATTTTTCATTTTCCAACCTGTGGAGTTGCCGGTTTTGAAGTAGACTGCGATTCCTGGTCTGAATTTGATGGAGCCAGAAAGAAACTTTTGTTCTTTTATGAGCCAGGGAAAATATAA